In a single window of the Papaver somniferum cultivar HN1 chromosome 8, ASM357369v1, whole genome shotgun sequence genome:
- the LOC113305127 gene encoding F-box protein At3g07870-like: MADLHNYTPSAFEHPYYIEYDETSAKKSSQKVTTFNLYPPFDYYQNIIGSCNGLICLDGLKDECLIVYVCCICNPITRECVFLPKIENSDYDNHVFLVGFGYICSTNEYKVVRAYRLKEEPKFVQFVVYTLGSGKGWRSVGKKIGIGMKLFTRLRGVFANGSDYWNLGKGKIVAFDLVEEFFVKLPRFSPGSLDFRLGVLEDYLCITHKTGAKSADIWLFKQKNDNSFSWSKEFSLINTSSYNVPLGLTSSGTVLCHDSSTKFLRHDLKSSSSKKLLDFGKQIYQAIPHMNTLVSLKALGEEDTKTMESGENVVQKAEPKMTLHFSKTVRWTHPH, encoded by the coding sequence ATGGCTGATCTACATAATTATACACCTTCTGCATTCGAACATCCTTATTATATAGAATATGACGAGACTTCTGCTAAGAAATCATCTCAAAAAGTAACAACATTCAACTTGTACCCTCCGTTTGATTATTACCAAAATATCATTGGTTCCTGCAATGGGTTGATTTGTCTAGATGGTTTAAAGGATGAGTGTCTGATTGTTTATGTTTGTTGTATCTGTAATCCCATCACTAGAGAATGTGTTTTTCTTCCAAAAATTGAGAATTCAGATTATGATAATCATGTTTTCTTGGTCGGATTTGGTTACATTTGCTCAACTAATGAGTACAAGGTCGTTAGAGCTTATAGATTAAAAGAAGAACCCAAATTTGTACAATTTGTGGTTTATACTCTTGGCAGTGGCAAGGGATGGAGAAGTGTAGGGAAGAAAATCGGCATTGGTATGAAATTGTTTACCAGGTTACGTGGTGTGTTTGCAAATGGATCTGATTATTGGAATCTTGGAAAGGGGAAAATTGTTGCTTTTGATCTGGTTGAAGAATTTTTTGTTAAATTACCTCGATTTTCTCCAGGTTCTTTGGATTTCAGACTCGGGGTATTGGAGGATTATCTATGTATCACACACAAAACTGGTGCCAAAAGTGCTGACATTTGGTTATTCAAACAGAAGAATGATAATTCATTTAGTTGGAGTAAAGAGTTCAGTTTAATCAATACAAGTTCATACAATGTTCCGCTTGGCCTTACAAGTAGTGGTACAGTTTTATGCCACGACTCGAGTACGAAATTCTTGCGTCATGACctaaaatcttcttcttccaagaagcTTTTGGATTTTGGTAAGCAAATCTATCAAGCGATCCCTCATATGAACACTTTGGTTTCGTTGAAAGCATTAGGAGAAGAGGACACAAAAACAATGGAATCTGGTGAAAATGTAGTACAAAAAGCAGAACCCAAGATGACTTTGCACTTCAGTAAAACAGTAAGATGGACACATCCGCATTGA
- the LOC113305128 gene encoding uncharacterized protein LOC113305128 — translation MGFGEKWRKWIHCCVEFARFSVLVNGSATGYFKNEKGISKGDPISPFLFLLVGEFLTSMIKKSQEKGLVSGFQSKEGGMMVIHLQFADDTLIFPDADEEQVKNLRLILISFEMLTRLKFNFAKIQIFGVGYEGDLSVFSSLLGCYSGVLPTSYLGLPLGDKCRGIDK, via the coding sequence ATGGGATTTGGTGAAAAATGGAGGAAGTGGATTCATTGTTGTGTTGAGTTTGCTAGATTCTCTGTGCTTGTGAATGGTAGTGCAACTGGCTATTTTAAGAATGAAAAAGGCATAAGTAAAGGTGATCCCATCTcaccttttttatttcttttggtgGGTGAATTTCTTACATCTATGATCAAAAAGTCTCAAGAAAAAGGACTTGTCTCTGGTTTTCAATCTAAAGAAGGTGGTATGATGGTGATTCatttgcaatttgcagatgatactCTCATCTTTCCAGATGCTGATGAAGAGCAAGTGAAGAATCTTAGGCTTATTCTCATATCTTTTGAGATGCTTACAAGACTAAAATTCAATTTTGCTAAAATCCAGATTTTTGGAGTTGGTTATGAGGGAGATTTATCTGTTTTCTCCTCTCTTTTAGGTTGTTACAGTGGTGTTCTTCCTACTTCTTATTTAGGACTGCCATTAGGTGACAAATGTAGAGGAATTGATAAATGA